A region of the Methylobacterium nodulans ORS 2060 genome:
AGAAATCTGGCGCACCACGCTCGACGGGCGCGAGCGCGACACGCACCGCGCGATGAACGGCCAGCGGGTGCGGCGCGGCCAGCCCTTCGTCAGCCCGAGCGGCGCCCGCCTGCGCTACCCGGGCGATCCGCAGGCCCCGGCCGCGGAGATCGTGAACTGCCGCTGTTACGTCGAGGTCAAGGTGAACTTCCTCGCAGGAGTGCGCTGATGGGTGATTTCCAGAGCCAGGTCAGCGAATGGGTGCGCCAGACCGAGGAGCGCCTGACCGCGGTGTTCCGCGAGTCCGCCCAGCGCGTGATCAGCGACATGCAGAGCCGCGTCCCGGTCGATACCGGCTTCCTGAAGTCGTCGCTGCAGGTCTCGACCGACGCCCCGGTCCCGGCCGACCGCAAGCCGCCCCCCGGCGCGGCCCCCGCCTACAACCCGACCGCCGCGACCCTGGCGATCGCCGGGGCCGAGATCGGCGACACCCTCTACGCCAGCTACTCGGCGGTCTACGCGCGCCGCGTCAACTACGGCTTCGTCGGCACCGAC
Encoded here:
- a CDS encoding HK97 gp10 family phage protein translates to MGDFQSQVSEWVRQTEERLTAVFRESAQRVISDMQSRVPVDTGFLKSSLQVSTDAPVPADRKPPPGAAPAYNPTAATLAIAGAEIGDTLYASYSAVYARRVNYGFVGTDSLGRTYNQAGRHFVGLAAQRWPQIVAEVCAELQASAGR